In Rhinopithecus roxellana isolate Shanxi Qingling chromosome 4, ASM756505v1, whole genome shotgun sequence, a single genomic region encodes these proteins:
- the LOC115896905 gene encoding uncharacterized protein LOC115896905: MCSICLDNLRDPVTIDCGHVFCYHCIIKTFQNHRQDIVSVFEQGHQFLRKREQYLLEQLVGLEQELTKRRNSHIIKGSEEVVQLGTLISELEKKSWQPALELLKVRSSTGFTWWILHCRCRRSCPPVPSRACTSQLLGCGWDRALLSRGQRPSYFSTTVSRPGRGEPCFIAVGYVDYMQFVRLDSDAASPRMEPRAPWVEQEGPEYWDREIRSAKTHAETFQGNLQTLLRYYESEASE; encoded by the exons ATGTGCTCCATCTGTCTTGACAACTTGAGAGACCCAGTGACCATTGACTGTGGTCATGTCTTTTGCTACCACTGCATCATTAAG ACATTTCAGAACCACAGGCAAGACATTGTATCAGTGTTTGAACAGGGCCATCAGTTTTTGAGAAAAAGGGAACAGTACCTGTTGGAGCAGCTGGTAGGGCTAGAGCAGGAACTCACCAAAAGGAGGAATAGCCATATCATCAAGGGTTCTGAGGAGGTGGTCCAGCTTGGGACCCTGATCTCTGAGTTGGAGAAGAAGTCTTGGCAGCCAGCACTTGAACTTTTGAAGGTAAG GAGCTCAACTGGCTTCACCTGGTGGATCCTGCACTGCCGCTGCAGGCGTAGCTGTCCGCCAGTCCCGAGCCGCGCCTGCACTTCTCAGCTCTTGGGCTGTGGATGGGACCGGGCGCTACTGAGCAGGGGGCAGCGCCCGTCG tatTTCAGCACCACCGTGTCCCGGCCCGGCCGCGGGGAGCCGTGCTTCATCGCCGTGGGCTACGTAGACTACATGCAGTTCGTGCGGTTGGACAGCGACGCCGCGAGTCCGAGGATGGAGCCACGAGCGCCGTGGGTGGAGCAGGAGGGGCCAGAGTATTGGGACCGGGAGATACGAAGCGCCAAGACCCACGCAGAGACTTTCCAAGGGAACTTGCAGACGCTGCTCCGCTACTACGAGAGCGAAGCCAGTGAGTAA